A single Agromyces sp. CF514 DNA region contains:
- a CDS encoding NUDIX hydrolase, which yields MSGELDALMDDGVMGYAATVVLLRDGERGVEVLLAERPHRGRYPGAWVFPGGAVEPEDVADGSPDDEGAARRAAVRETQEEVGLVLATHDLVPFAHWTPPPGAPSPRRTWFFAARVPEGDLVLAPDEVVQAEWLRPDDVLERHALGGMTLWPPTWVTVHGLTGAASVDEALAELASGEVTPYVSRYSDDRTAVIWQDDEAFDSDAERPDAHAVPDEGPDAHGTRHRLIMDRLPWIYTNTLGAGF from the coding sequence ATGTCCGGCGAGCTCGACGCACTGATGGACGATGGGGTCATGGGGTACGCGGCCACGGTCGTGCTGCTTCGCGACGGCGAGCGCGGGGTCGAGGTGCTGCTGGCCGAGCGCCCGCACCGTGGCAGGTATCCCGGCGCCTGGGTGTTCCCGGGTGGCGCGGTCGAACCCGAAGACGTCGCAGACGGCTCGCCAGACGACGAGGGAGCCGCGCGGCGCGCGGCCGTGCGCGAGACGCAGGAGGAGGTCGGGCTGGTGCTCGCCACCCACGATCTTGTGCCGTTCGCGCACTGGACGCCGCCGCCCGGAGCGCCGTCGCCGCGCCGGACGTGGTTCTTCGCGGCGCGCGTGCCCGAGGGCGACCTCGTGCTCGCTCCCGACGAGGTCGTGCAGGCCGAGTGGCTGCGCCCCGACGACGTGCTCGAACGCCACGCGCTGGGCGGCATGACGCTGTGGCCGCCGACCTGGGTGACGGTGCACGGGCTGACCGGCGCGGCATCCGTCGACGAAGCGCTCGCCGAGCTCGCGAGCGGCGAGGTCACGCCCTACGTCTCGCGCTACAGCGACGACCGCACGGCCGTGATCTGGCAGGACGACGAGGCGTTCGACTCCGACGCGGAGCGCCCCGACGCGCACGCCGTGCCCGACGAGGGACCCGACGCGCACGGCACCAGGCACCGCCTCATCATGGACCGCCTGCCGTGGATCTACACGAACACCCTCGGCGCCGGGTTCTGA
- a CDS encoding NAD(P)/FAD-dependent oxidoreductase, whose product MTDVTVVGSGPNGLVAAVVMARAGLSVRVLEAASTLGGGVRTAELTLPGFRHDVGSAVHPAALASPVFRRLGLLDRVEWIVPEASYAHPLDGGRAGIAWRDLDRTVDGLGADGPAWRRLVAPLLARERGVAAFTGSQLLRVPRDPVAAALFGLRALEQGVPQLWNTRFSGETAEALLTGVVAHAAGPMPSLASAGAGLLLAMHGHGVGWGFPRGGSQAIADALLAELRERGAEIVADAAVGSLDEVRDSRVVLLDTTPELLLREHLPAGYARALRRYRYGSGVAKVDFALAGPVPWANPEVSESATVHLGGTRAEIAAAENAVHRGRQPGVGGAPRHPYVLVTQPSLFDPTRAPEGRHALWAYTHVPAGSTFDATELITAEVERFAPGFRDLVLASASSSAAEMAERNANHVGGDISAGALTLAQLVKRPVVSPTPWRTPLPGVYLCSSATPPGPAVHGMNGWWAARLALRDRFGIR is encoded by the coding sequence GTGACCGACGTCACGGTCGTCGGCAGCGGCCCGAACGGCCTCGTCGCCGCGGTCGTCATGGCGCGCGCCGGCCTCTCGGTGCGCGTGCTCGAGGCGGCGTCGACGCTCGGCGGCGGCGTGCGCACGGCCGAGCTCACGCTGCCGGGGTTCCGGCACGACGTGGGGTCCGCCGTGCATCCGGCCGCGCTCGCGTCGCCCGTGTTCCGTCGGCTCGGCCTGCTCGACCGCGTCGAGTGGATCGTGCCGGAGGCCTCGTACGCGCACCCGCTCGACGGCGGGCGGGCGGGCATCGCCTGGCGCGACCTCGACCGCACGGTCGACGGCCTCGGCGCCGACGGGCCGGCGTGGCGGCGGCTCGTCGCGCCGTTGCTCGCCCGCGAGCGCGGCGTCGCGGCATTCACCGGGTCGCAGCTGCTCCGGGTGCCCCGTGATCCCGTCGCGGCGGCCCTCTTCGGGCTGCGCGCCCTCGAGCAGGGCGTGCCGCAGCTCTGGAACACGCGGTTCTCGGGCGAGACCGCCGAGGCGCTGTTGACGGGAGTCGTCGCGCACGCCGCTGGGCCGATGCCCTCGCTCGCCTCCGCCGGGGCCGGGCTGCTGCTCGCGATGCACGGCCACGGCGTCGGATGGGGGTTCCCCCGCGGCGGGTCGCAGGCCATCGCCGACGCGCTCCTCGCCGAGCTGCGCGAGCGCGGCGCCGAGATCGTCGCGGATGCCGCGGTCGGCAGCCTCGACGAGGTGCGCGACTCGCGCGTGGTGTTGCTCGACACGACGCCCGAGCTGCTGCTGCGCGAGCACCTGCCCGCCGGTTACGCCAGGGCGCTGCGGCGGTACCGCTACGGATCGGGCGTGGCCAAGGTGGACTTCGCACTCGCCGGCCCCGTGCCGTGGGCGAACCCGGAGGTGTCGGAATCCGCGACCGTGCACCTCGGTGGCACGCGCGCCGAGATCGCGGCGGCCGAGAACGCCGTGCACCGCGGCCGGCAGCCCGGGGTCGGCGGTGCGCCGCGGCATCCGTACGTGCTCGTGACGCAGCCGAGCCTGTTCGACCCGACGCGCGCGCCCGAGGGCCGTCACGCGCTATGGGCGTACACGCACGTGCCTGCCGGGTCGACGTTCGACGCGACCGAGCTCATCACCGCCGAGGTCGAGCGGTTCGCGCCCGGATTCCGCGACCTGGTGCTCGCCTCGGCGTCGAGCAGCGCGGCCGAGATGGCCGAGCGCAACGCCAACCACGTCGGCGGCGACATCTCGGCCGGCGCGCTCACGCTCGCGCAGCTCGTGAAGCGGCCCGTGGTGTCGCCCACGCCGTGGCGAACGCCGCTGCCCGGCGTCTACCTCTGCTCGAGCGCGACCCCGCCCGGGCCCGCCGTGCACGGCATGAACGGGTGGTGGGCGGCCAGGCTCGCCCTGCGCGACCGGTTCGGCATCCGCTGA